The Leptospira koniambonensis region GAAAGCCCAACTCGTAAAATCCCAGGCAGAAAGACTCGCTAAGATCAATAACGACGAACTTATCATCGTAGGAAAAAACAAATGGAAAGAAGGGATCCCTTCCCCTCTTACAAACGATCCTGACGGAGGGATTTTCAAAGTAGATCCTAAATCCGCAGAACAAACCTTAAAAGTACTCTCTGATGTAAAAGCAAGAAGAGATGCGAAGAAGGTCGCAGAAACTCTAGCTAGATTAGAAGACGATGCTAAAAACGGAAAGAACCTGATGTTCGCTTCCGTAGAATGTGCTAAGGCTCTTGTAACTACAGGAGAATGGGCAGATACACTCAGAAAAATATTCGGAGAATATCGTCCATCCACTGGAGTAGAAGGGCAAAAACTCAATTTGGAATCTGACAAAGTATCTAATGTCAGAGCAAAAGTGGAGAAGTTCCAAAAATCAACAGGTGCAAGACCTAAGATCGTAGTCGGTAAACCTGGGTTAGACGGCCATTCTAACGGTGCAGAAATGATCGCGGTATCCGCAAAACATGCAGGATTCGACGTGATCTATTCCGGTATCAGACTCACTCCAGAAGAAATTGTACAATCTGCTGTCGAAGAAAACGCAAATGTGATCGGAGTGTCTATACTTTCCGGATCTCACGTAGAACTTGCAGAGCAAATATTCGCAGAATTAAAACATTATAAAGCGGATATACCTGTGGTCTTCGGAGGAATTATCCCTCAGCCTGATTTCGAAAAATTACATTCTATCGGAGTGAAAGCAATCTTTACTCCTAAAGATTATGATCTGATGGATGTGATGGATCGTATCATAGACATCGTATCTGAGAAAATCCCAGCTTCCGTTTAAGGCATGACCGTACGGTTTGCAGAAAAGGAACTCAAAGAACTGATCCAAGAAGCTTCTCAAGGGGAAAAATATCCTCTTGCGAAGCTGATCAGCGAACTGGAAAGACCAGATTCATTCGAATTTCGTAAAGTTCTATTCAAAGAATTAGAAAACTCTGGCTTTAATGGAGACAAATCCGTAACGATCGGATTTACAGGAACTCCTGGAGCAGGAAAATCCTCTCTATTAGGAGAGATCTCCACAAACTTCTTACAATCAGTCCCAGACAAAAAAATGGCAGTAGTTGCCATTGACCCCTCCAGTCATATCAGCGGTGGATCTTTATTAGGAGATAGAACTAGACTTTCTTTACCAGTCAGAGAAAAGAGGATATTTTTCAGATCTCAGCCAAGTCAATTGGAGTTAGGAGGATTAAATCCTTACACGTATCATGTGATCCGATTACTGCGTTGTTTTTTCGATTTTATATTCGTGGAAACAGTAGGGATCGGTCAAAACGAAATAGAAGTCTCCAAACTTGCAGATCTTTCCTTTTTAGTCATGGTCCCTTTGGGAGGAGACCAAATCCAATTCATGAAAAGTGGGATCATGGAAGTCCCTGACGCATTCATATTAAACAAATGTGATGAAGAAAATCTAGCCAGAGCAAGTTACCATACACTTTCCACTACACTCGAGTTTTTAAGAGATATTACCCCAGGAGGAAGTATCCCCCCTATTTTCCTAACCAGTGTAAAAACGAAAAAAGGGATCCAAGAACTATTAGATTTTGTTTTGAAAAGTAAACCTCATATTAAAAGATCTGCGGAAACCAAGGTTCAAATCGAAAAATGGATCAAAACTGAGTATGGAAATTTTGGACTTAAGGTTTTAGCCCAAACTCATTTCGATCCAAAAAGTTCTTTCGAAGAAGTAGAAACTTTTACTAAGACCGAAATCGAAAAAAAATATCAATAAGGATACTTATCCAGTTATGCCAGCAATTTTTAACTCACTGTTCATTAGTATCCTACTCATCTCTTCTTCCCTTACAAACCAAATTTTATCTGGTTTTTCCAGGCACTTGGCATGGTTTGGTTTTGGATTAGGGATTGGCTTCCTTTCATACTTTTTCTATAAAAACAAAATAAAAGATCAATCTAAGAAAGAATTAATATCGCAAACTTCAATTTCCGCGTTAACCGGAATGTACGTTGCATTTTATTTTTTCTCTCCAACGGCATACGGGAACTTATTTGCAAACTTTAAAATTTTTTATATTCTCGTTTTACTTTCTATTTCTATTGGAGTTTCTTATTATAAGACAAAGAAAGTCTCAGATATCTGGAAAAACTTTTCTAAGCTGGGGTTTTTGACTTTATTCTTATTACTATTTGCAATACCAACTTCAGTATCTAGACTTTTCTCCAGCGACGATTCCAATGGAGCTAAGTTAATTCCTTTCAGCTTAGAAAAAGACGGGAATCTAGATCTTTCTGAATTTTATATAAATCCTCCTATCATACCAGCGTCAGAATGGGCTAAGGACAAAAAAACTCTCTTGCTACCTTCTCAGCTTCCTTCTGGGGATTATGTAAAACATCCTTTCTTTCTTACTGCTTATGAAGGTAAATTATTGAGTGCCTTTCCCTTACTGCCTGGTTTATACAATTCAGTTGTTTATTTTTCTTTAAAATTGATCGGAGTAGAGATTACTATCCCGGATACGATCGATCTTTCCGGTCCTGGCCCTAAAATACACTCAATCAAAGATTTTTTCTATTTAGAAAAATTCTCTTCTTCGCTTCTTTTTGCGATCACTTCCATTTTACTTTTTAGTACAATTTCCAAAATCGCTTCTGCAAGAACCTCATTACTGATCACTCTTCTTTATTCTTTCGGGACAACACATTTTTCGAATACGTCCCAAACTTTATGGCAACATGGATTCGTAGAATTACTGATTGTTATTAGTATCTTTCTTTTTCTTTCTAAAGATATTTTAACTCCTGTAAAAACATTACTTCTTGGAATAATATTAGGCACCTTCTTCTTCGTAAGACCTCCTTCCATCATAATCGCAGGACTTCTTGGCCTAGTATTTTTGTGGAGACTTCGTACCCTTCCGGCAAAGAACAAGATCAATCTTGTTCTTATCTCTGCAGCGGGAGCATTCTTACCTTTATGTTCTTTAGGGCTCTTGAACTATCTAGAATACGGACAAATAATGGGTGGATATTATCTCATGGAGAAATCTTTCGCGCTTACAGGAATGACCGATCGATTTACTGGAGACCTATGGGAAGGAGTTGGAGGATTATTGATCAGCCCAGGATTCGGCCTATTCATATTCTCTCCTTTCGTATTATTATCTTTTTTCGGACTTTTCCGAGCACGAAACAAAATCGGATTTTTGATCTTTCCTACATTCCTTTCTACTCTTGTCTATCTGTACATCTATGGAAAACATTTTGTATGGTGGGGAGGAGTGTCCTATGCGACTAGATTCTTAAGCGATCTTATGCCTTTCTTTTCAATCCTACTTCTGCCTGCATTAACGATCTCTTATAAAAGAACTTTCTTAAAATTTCTGCTCATATTATTCTCTGTAATTTCAATTTGGGCACATACATCTGCTATGTATTCAGATGCACCTTTTAGGGAATGGGCAGCCTGCAAAAGATTACCAATCCGAGAAAAGGCCTGGAGATGGGAAAGAGTCCCCTACACAATGCCCTTCAGAGCATACTATCCTTATATAACAGGAGAACTTGATATAGAACCGATTAATGAGTGTCAATTAGGAGAAGCTGCGGGATCGATAGAGAACAGAAATGCTTTCAAATTTGATAATAATTCGGTTTTATTAGGCTCTGAAAAGATCTTTCAAGATACAACGGCATATTTTAGATCGGGACATTATTGTGCCCGGGTCTTTTCAGAAGTTGAAAAAGAAAAGAATCCTTCTGATGAAAATATGCAGATCTTGATCTCTCAAAAAGACAAGATATTCTTAGATCAAAATTTGAGTTCGGGGCTTCTGAAAAAAAATAAATTTGAATTCGATATCACAAAATCGGGCAAAACTAAAATTTCCATTCTCAAAAAAGGAACAGACCCGATCATATTCGCAGGCCTAACCCTTACAAAGGGAAATTGCGAATGATATTGTAGTTTCTTAAAGAATGGAAAAGAGGCGAAATAGATGAGATCTATATTTAAAAAAAGAAATCTTCTAGGATTTTTATCCTTACTTCTCTTCTGCACTCTTCTTATCAAATCTACAAAGCCTGAAGTATCCCTTACTTACGATTCCAGAACTAAATCTATTCAAACTCATGCATTGATCCATTCACATTTTGGATCAGAAGAACTTCCCTACCCTGCAAAGTCCATTGATCCAAAAGAAGAATTCCTTCCAATGCCTGCGAATAATTATACAAAATTAGGAGAATCTACTATATCCGTTTTCCCAATTTTACTCGCAACACTTGCGACTCCTTTTTATTATTTAGCAGGAAACCAAGGATTACCTTATTTCAATTTACTCGGAGTATTTATATTCCTTTGGATCTTAAGAAAATTTTGGAAAGCATCTAATACCTTTATCGCCCTCGCCTTTTTTGGATCTTATCTTCCCATCTTGATGATGGAATTTGCAGAACATACATTATTCGTAGCGATCTTGCTCGCAAGTCTTACATTCTTATATAAAAGAAATGGGATTTACGCAGGAATTTTTGCAGGTTTATCCATATGGTTCAGACACGAGGGAATTGTATTCGCAGGTTGTATTCTATTTGCATCTTGGATCTCAGAAGGATTTCCTCCATTCAGTAAAAATGTAAAATTGAAGAAGTCTCAATCTTTCAGGTTTGGTCTTGGATTTGCGTTTATATTTTTAGTTTTCGTAATATTCAATTATCTTCGTTATTCTTCCTTACTAGGACCAAGATTCCACGCAAATTATGGAGAAACCGGAGTAGGCTTTACTGATAAAATCCAATGGGCGATCGGGTTCCTATTTCTGAATAAGATAGATGAAACTGTTAGGATAGGATTTTTTACTTACATACCATTCGCTTTAATCGGTTTAGGTATTCTTCTTTATAATATCCGCAAAATTTCTGTGAGAAAAAAAACAATCGTTCTCGGAGCGGTGTTCTTTCTTTTTACTATTCCATTCTTAGCACCAAACTATGGATTCTGGGAATGGGGGCCTAGATATTTAAGTGCAGGAATTCCTCCCGTGACTTTGGTTCTATATTGGTTCTGGAATTATTTTGCAAGAAAGAAGAATAATCTCTTCCAAAAGTCTGGGTTTGGAGTTCTAATTGCGATCCCTGTGATCATGACATTTATTGGAATAAGCTTTTTAAACCAGTCCAGAAAACAACTTCTGAAAACATATACTTTATTCCATGAATTAAAAGCAGATACACTCGTATTCCATGATTTTTCCGTAATGTACTTCATCGGAAATGATTATTTATCTAAGAATGTTCTATGCGTTCCTAAGGAAGGATCTCTTTCTCCATTATTGGAAACAATCTCTCAAAAAGAAAAAGGAAAAAGGATCGCACTCATCCAGATCAAAGAAGAATTGATCACTCCTGAAAAATTAGAAAAAACCAGACAAAGCCCTGTTTTCGACATCATGCTCAAAACAGAACCTTGGAAAAGTAAAAACATCTCTTCTAAAATTTCAGAAAATTATCCAAATGTACAAAGAATAGATTCTCCTTATTTCGATATATGGGTAGGAGATTTCGGATCTTCTTCCAAATTATAATAAATTATTGATTGATAAAGACGGATTTTTTTGTCCAATCATTGGATGAAATTTCCGTCTAGTTTATTCCTATTTAGTATTTTACTATTGTTCTCTTTCAGTCCTTCTTTTTCAGAAGAGATCAAATTTGTTCATCCAACAAATGCGGTTGGCGGAACATTCTCTGGGATTAAAAAAAGAGCAGAACTTCCCTCCCCTACTGTTTCCGGTTCAGGTTTAAAAGCAGTAGCAATCGTTGGAGAAGTAGATGGAAACGAAGGCCCAAAAACCAGAGAATATGTAAATAATATCAAGGGCCTTGTGAAAGTTTTAAAAGACAGAGGAGTTTCTGTATTTGAATTTTATCCTCCTAATAACCCTTGGTCAGGAATTAAAGAAGCATCACAAAATGCGAATATAGTTTTATATGCAGGACATGGTGTCGGAACTAATTTGGACCAACCACCTTACGACCAAAGATCAGTGGGTGGTTTTTATCTAGGAAAAGAATTCGTTTCGAATGAACAAATTTCTTCAGGACTAAAACCTGCACCTGGAGCTATTGTTTTGTTTTTAGGCGCTTGTTTTACTGCGGGGAATATGGCCTATGATATGGGAGTGATCCGGGACGAAGAAACCAAAAAAAGGATCTCTATGTATTCTTCTCCTTTTCTGGAGACTGGATTTAAAGGTTATTATGCTACCTGGGCACCTTGGACAGCTCAAACAATTCTAGCATTATTATTTACTAATAAAAACTATGGAGATGTTTATTTCAGCCAAACAAATCCTCAAGAAGTAACTAAAATTTCTCATCCAACTTCTTCGAAATCTTCTTTGTATTATCATACTAGACCTCCCGCTTCTAAACCTGTTTATGATTATGCATTTGCAGGAGATCCTTCTAATGTTTTGAGATCCGAAAATTCAAATACAGACACTGAAACTAAAATTACGGAAGAAGAAAGGCTAAAACAAAATCGTATCTTGATCGCAAGCCTTTACGATAAGAATGAAAACAAATCCTTAGAGTCTCTCGAAAAAGGTGCAGATCCAAATGCAGATTATTTAGGTTGGAAGCCGATCCATCTTGCGATTGTATTCGATCTTCCGAATGTAGTGAAAGAACTTGTTCGCAAAAAAGCTTCTATCAATGTTCAAGCAGAAGGTTACACTCCTTTATCCATGGCACTTGCTTATGAGCGTAAAGAGATTGCCGAGTTTTTGGAGAAAGAAGGCGGGACCAGAAGCAGGGCTGCATCTAAGAAACCGAATATTCCGGGTTTAAAAAAGTAGAAGGTCCTACATCTTATATTATGCGAAGAATCCTGCCTTTTTGCGGGGAAATCCATTTAATGAGACCATAATCGCCTATAAATCTCAAATTTCCCCTCACATTTTTTGCAACCTACCATCCCAAAATGGCTCCTATCATTTAGAAAAAAAGGGAGCCCTCCATGGCAATCATTCTAAGTTTTTTTGCGGCACACTGGATTTTAGCCGCTTTCGTTCAATCGTTCTACTTACATCGTTATTCTGCACACCAGATGTTCAAACTGAACCGTTTCTGGGAAAAGTTCTTCTATTTCTTTACTTTTGTTGTGCAAGGTTCTTCTTTCCTTAACCCAAGAGCGTATGCAATTCTTCACAGAAGACACCACGCTTACAGTGATACAGAAAAAGATCCACATTCTCCTGTAGCTTCTAAAGGGTTTTTAGATATGATGTGGACCACCGCAGTCGTTTACGAAAACATTCTAGATCGTAAAGAAGTGGTAGAAAAGGAATTCAAAGGAAATTATCCAGAGATCCCTTGGTTCGATCGTTTTGCTGATTCTTGGTATATTCGTTTGTTCTTCGGAACTGGTTATACTCTTTTCTATATGGCATTCGTTCCTGCAGATGCAGTTTGGTTATATGCTTTATTACCGATCCATTATCTAATGGGACCAACTCATGGTGCAGTTGTAAACTGGTGTGGACATATGTATGGTTACCGCAACCACGCAAAAAATCCTGATAATTCTAAGAACACGCTTCCAGTTGATTTCTTGATCATGGGAGAATTGTACCAAAACAATCACCATGCTCACCCGAACTCTCCAAACTTCGCATTCCGTTGGTTTGAGCTAGATCTTACGTATCAAGTGATGAAGGTACTACATTTTATGGGAATCATCACCATCCAGAGAGCAGTGTGGACCGAAAAAGGAAGAAAAGAACTTTCTGGTACGGCACCTTCTCCTTTAGCTGATGTAGCTTAAGATTTTTTAACTTAGTGAGTTTTTGTAAGCCGCTTGGAAACAGGCGGCTTTTTTTATTCTTCTCGGATCCTGTCCAAGTCACCTCTCATCTCTTTGTCGTATTCTTCCATTAAGAGAGGATAAAATTCCGGGCTTAATTCAATTTTACCGTTCAATACTAGTTGGAATAAGGAACGGACCAATTCTTCTTTTTCAAAGCCTGTGCAGATCCACTCCAGAAGTTCCAATGCCAGGTCCAATCTACCTTCTACCTGGATTGTTTTGCGGAAGATGTCCAAGACTTCTTTTTCTTTTCCTGCTTCCAGGAAACTCCTGAGTTCCACTGGCATACTTTGTAGTAGAAGTTGCTTTTTTGCATTCGGGGTAAAAAGGAATTCTGGCTGGCCTTCCGGCAGATGTGAATGAATTGCCTTGTTTATTTCTTCTTTAGAATGCCCTAAGGAAACTAGGGTCCGACCGAGGACCTCTCCTAATACGAAGTCCTCTAAAGGGTGAAACGGAAATCCCTGCTTTTTAGGTTCCTGATCTTCCATCTTGTTAGGGTCCGGAACAGTTGGTCTGCGGTCAAGTGTTAGGAGGCGCAGAGTTTTAATAAGTCGCAGCGTTTATTCTCACGCAGAGCCGCGGAGCCGCAAAGTTTTAGGACCGCTGATTCAAAATTTCTGTGTCTTCATTACCAACTAACTGCTTATTAGGCGGAACATTTTTGTAACCTGAATTTCACGAAACCTTAGTACGAATGGGATCTTCCCAGTGTAAGTTTTGGGTCTCTTTTTTAAAGAAGAGAAAAGGCTAAAAATACAAAGCGCGCCTTCCCGATCTAGGGAGATTCCATTTCCGGAACAATTTATGAGCTTTAGACAAAAAATTTTTCTCATCCTGGGAGCAAGTCAGCTTCTATTAGTACTTATTCTTGCGATCACATTCATCCAAATGATCGACCAAGTTAAAAATGAACCTCAGGACAAAAGAGCATTAGACCGCTCCCTGGAGTTCAGAAAGGAACTCAAACATAAGGAAGAAGTTATCCGACTTCTTCTCAAAGAAATAGAAAGAAACCAAAAGACTCTTTCTATTTTAGAAAACGGTTTGGGGAACAGAGGTATACTTCAAGGAAATCTTGAATATATCAAAGGGATCATGACACAATATGGCCTCTCTATCTTTGAGATACACGATAAGACTGGGCATGTTTATTTTAGATTTCATAGACCTGCCGATTACGGAGATGATAAGTCAGGGCAGAAGATCGTACAAGAAGCTCTGCAAGGCAGGATCGCTTCTACCCTAGAGATCGGTCATAGCGGTCTTGGGCTTAGGGTCACAGCCCCACTTAAGAACGGTGGGATCATGATGGTCGGCCAAGTGGTGGATGATAAATTTATCCAAACAATCACAGGTTCAGAAGATGTTCATCTTGCCATTTATGAAAAAGATAAGTTGATCTCCTTCTCAGATGCAACCATCTCCAAATATTTGGGAGATAGAAAACCTAAGGATCTTTCAGGAATTTCCAGATTCACTTTAGAAGGAAGGCATTATTATCTCACTCAAGTACCTTATGAAAACCAAGGATTAAGTAATCTTAAACTAGATTTCGTTCTTTTGATTGATGAGACTGAACTTTACGAATCTACCAGAAATCTTTGGCTCTATTGTGGACTGATCGCTCTTGCAGTATTCGGAGGGATCTTATTCGCATCTTATAGATTCTCCAGAGATATCATCGATGCAGTTAAGGCCCTCAACTTTGCAATGCAGAATCCTAACGAGGACGAATCCAAAATTGTGGATTTAAATCGTTCAGATGAATTGGGAGAAATGGCAGAAGTATTCATCGAAATGAAGAAGGATCTCTTAGACCACCAAATGTTCTTAGAAAAGAAGGTAGAGGAGAAGACCAAAGAATTGCAGGAAACTTTGGATGATCTTCGTGCTTTGAAAGAAAAGCAAGACGGAGACTATTATCTGACTTCCCTACTTCTTCGCCCACTTGCTACTACTAAATATGAAAGTCCTAATACTAAGATCAGCGGTATCTTAAGACAAAAGAAAACCTTTGTATTTAGAAAGAAAGAGGCAGATATCGGCGGAGACCTAGTTTCTATTAGCGAGATCACATTATACGGTAAAAAATATCTGAGCGTTATGAACTCAGACGCAATGGGTAAATCCATACAAGGTGCGGGTGGCGCACTCGTAATGGGAACCGTATTCAAGGCAATCGTAACAAGGACTCAACTTTCCAGAAGTAACCAAAAGAAAACTCCTGAAAAATGGCTGAAAGACTGTTATACGGAATTACAAAACGTATTCGTTACATTCGACGGAACAATGCTTGTTTCTGCCCTACTCTGTCTTCTGGATGAAGAAACAGGAGCATTATATTCTATTAATGCAGAACATCCTAATATGGTTCTGTATAGAGATGCAAAAGCAGGTTTCTTGGATTCTGATTTCCCTATTCGTAAACTTGGTTTTTCTGAGAATACAACAGAACCTTTAGTAAGAGTCGATAAACTGGAAGCAGGAGACAAAATTTTCTTAGGATCTG contains the following coding sequences:
- a CDS encoding acyl-CoA desaturase, with the translated sequence MAIILSFFAAHWILAAFVQSFYLHRYSAHQMFKLNRFWEKFFYFFTFVVQGSSFLNPRAYAILHRRHHAYSDTEKDPHSPVASKGFLDMMWTTAVVYENILDRKEVVEKEFKGNYPEIPWFDRFADSWYIRLFFGTGYTLFYMAFVPADAVWLYALLPIHYLMGPTHGAVVNWCGHMYGYRNHAKNPDNSKNTLPVDFLIMGELYQNNHHAHPNSPNFAFRWFELDLTYQVMKVLHFMGIITIQRAVWTEKGRKELSGTAPSPLADVA
- a CDS encoding LA_3751/LA_3752 family putative glycosyltransferase, encoding MRSIFKKRNLLGFLSLLLFCTLLIKSTKPEVSLTYDSRTKSIQTHALIHSHFGSEELPYPAKSIDPKEEFLPMPANNYTKLGESTISVFPILLATLATPFYYLAGNQGLPYFNLLGVFIFLWILRKFWKASNTFIALAFFGSYLPILMMEFAEHTLFVAILLASLTFLYKRNGIYAGIFAGLSIWFRHEGIVFAGCILFASWISEGFPPFSKNVKLKKSQSFRFGLGFAFIFLVFVIFNYLRYSSLLGPRFHANYGETGVGFTDKIQWAIGFLFLNKIDETVRIGFFTYIPFALIGLGILLYNIRKISVRKKTIVLGAVFFLFTIPFLAPNYGFWEWGPRYLSAGIPPVTLVLYWFWNYFARKKNNLFQKSGFGVLIAIPVIMTFIGISFLNQSRKQLLKTYTLFHELKADTLVFHDFSVMYFIGNDYLSKNVLCVPKEGSLSPLLETISQKEKGKRIALIQIKEELITPEKLEKTRQSPVFDIMLKTEPWKSKNISSKISENYPNVQRIDSPYFDIWVGDFGSSSKL
- a CDS encoding ankyrin repeat domain-containing protein, which gives rise to MKFPSSLFLFSILLLFSFSPSFSEEIKFVHPTNAVGGTFSGIKKRAELPSPTVSGSGLKAVAIVGEVDGNEGPKTREYVNNIKGLVKVLKDRGVSVFEFYPPNNPWSGIKEASQNANIVLYAGHGVGTNLDQPPYDQRSVGGFYLGKEFVSNEQISSGLKPAPGAIVLFLGACFTAGNMAYDMGVIRDEETKKRISMYSSPFLETGFKGYYATWAPWTAQTILALLFTNKNYGDVYFSQTNPQEVTKISHPTSSKSSLYYHTRPPASKPVYDYAFAGDPSNVLRSENSNTDTETKITEEERLKQNRILIASLYDKNENKSLESLEKGADPNADYLGWKPIHLAIVFDLPNVVKELVRKKASINVQAEGYTPLSMALAYERKEIAEFLEKEGGTRSRAASKKPNIPGLKK
- a CDS encoding SpoIIE family protein phosphatase, which codes for MSFRQKIFLILGASQLLLVLILAITFIQMIDQVKNEPQDKRALDRSLEFRKELKHKEEVIRLLLKEIERNQKTLSILENGLGNRGILQGNLEYIKGIMTQYGLSIFEIHDKTGHVYFRFHRPADYGDDKSGQKIVQEALQGRIASTLEIGHSGLGLRVTAPLKNGGIMMVGQVVDDKFIQTITGSEDVHLAIYEKDKLISFSDATISKYLGDRKPKDLSGISRFTLEGRHYYLTQVPYENQGLSNLKLDFVLLIDETELYESTRNLWLYCGLIALAVFGGILFASYRFSRDIIDAVKALNFAMQNPNEDESKIVDLNRSDELGEMAEVFIEMKKDLLDHQMFLEKKVEEKTKELQETLDDLRALKEKQDGDYYLTSLLLRPLATTKYESPNTKISGILRQKKTFVFRKKEADIGGDLVSISEITLYGKKYLSVMNSDAMGKSIQGAGGALVMGTVFKAIVTRTQLSRSNQKKTPEKWLKDCYTELQNVFVTFDGTMLVSALLCLLDEETGALYSINAEHPNMVLYRDAKAGFLDSDFPIRKLGFSENTTEPLVRVDKLEAGDKIFLGSDGRDDILLYDPNSSEPVMNEDEFLFLRFVELSGGNLEDLERLISAAGEISDDLSLLSIGYKEAEVSSSRTKAISEEYNRLLQIGIKEYKKGNTEKTKEVFAQALEIDDSDPALYKQMARICINAKEFEEGANYTEAYLSKIPFDNEYIFYLSYCLRKTKDYWKSLEFAEKLRSREPENIRNLKHLVALYRLTGNRMKFRATMSVLKLILADSDPKANNSSEPALV
- a CDS encoding protein kinase, with translation MTVRFAEKELKELIQEASQGEKYPLAKLISELERPDSFEFRKVLFKELENSGFNGDKSVTIGFTGTPGAGKSSLLGEISTNFLQSVPDKKMAVVAIDPSSHISGGSLLGDRTRLSLPVREKRIFFRSQPSQLELGGLNPYTYHVIRLLRCFFDFIFVETVGIGQNEIEVSKLADLSFLVMVPLGGDQIQFMKSGIMEVPDAFILNKCDEENLARASYHTLSTTLEFLRDITPGGSIPPIFLTSVKTKKGIQELLDFVLKSKPHIKRSAETKVQIEKWIKTEYGNFGLKVLAQTHFDPKSSFEEVETFTKTEIEKKYQ
- a CDS encoding dolichyl-phosphate-mannose--protein mannosyltransferase; translated protein: MPAIFNSLFISILLISSSLTNQILSGFSRHLAWFGFGLGIGFLSYFFYKNKIKDQSKKELISQTSISALTGMYVAFYFFSPTAYGNLFANFKIFYILVLLSISIGVSYYKTKKVSDIWKNFSKLGFLTLFLLLFAIPTSVSRLFSSDDSNGAKLIPFSLEKDGNLDLSEFYINPPIIPASEWAKDKKTLLLPSQLPSGDYVKHPFFLTAYEGKLLSAFPLLPGLYNSVVYFSLKLIGVEITIPDTIDLSGPGPKIHSIKDFFYLEKFSSSLLFAITSILLFSTISKIASARTSLLITLLYSFGTTHFSNTSQTLWQHGFVELLIVISIFLFLSKDILTPVKTLLLGIILGTFFFVRPPSIIIAGLLGLVFLWRLRTLPAKNKINLVLISAAGAFLPLCSLGLLNYLEYGQIMGGYYLMEKSFALTGMTDRFTGDLWEGVGGLLISPGFGLFIFSPFVLLSFFGLFRARNKIGFLIFPTFLSTLVYLYIYGKHFVWWGGVSYATRFLSDLMPFFSILLLPALTISYKRTFLKFLLILFSVISIWAHTSAMYSDAPFREWAACKRLPIREKAWRWERVPYTMPFRAYYPYITGELDIEPINECQLGEAAGSIENRNAFKFDNNSVLLGSEKIFQDTTAYFRSGHYCARVFSEVEKEKNPSDENMQILISQKDKIFLDQNLSSGLLKKNKFEFDITKSGKTKISILKKGTDPIIFAGLTLTKGNCE